A DNA window from Amycolatopsis sp. DSM 110486 contains the following coding sequences:
- a CDS encoding flavin reductase family protein, which yields MNDHVAIAPSILYFGTPVALLTTENADGSPNITPMSSAWALGEVVVLGLARCGHGARNLTSRPDLVINLPGPGQWAAVERLAPLTGADPVPKHKRDRFRHEPDKFAAAGLRPQPAELVRPPRIAECPLQLEARAAAIRERAGFLVIEADVLRVHCAPELVVPGTQHVDPAKWSPLIYNFRHYFGLGEHLGHSFRSETPAIASGGHGQGPAPVPVQPCRLRADGDHYVHDQPRHEPGRLPVGRRQVGDHR from the coding sequence GTGAACGATCATGTCGCGATTGCCCCCAGCATCCTGTACTTCGGCACACCGGTCGCCTTGCTGACCACAGAAAACGCCGACGGCTCCCCGAACATCACGCCGATGTCGTCGGCCTGGGCGCTCGGTGAGGTCGTGGTGCTCGGGCTGGCCCGCTGCGGCCACGGCGCGCGCAACCTCACCTCGCGTCCCGACCTCGTGATCAACCTGCCCGGTCCCGGCCAATGGGCCGCGGTGGAGCGGCTCGCCCCGCTGACGGGCGCGGACCCGGTGCCCAAGCACAAACGCGACCGGTTCCGGCACGAGCCCGACAAGTTCGCCGCGGCCGGTCTGCGGCCACAACCGGCCGAGCTGGTCCGGCCGCCGCGCATCGCCGAATGCCCGCTGCAGCTGGAAGCCCGCGCGGCCGCCATCCGCGAGCGCGCCGGGTTCCTCGTCATCGAGGCCGACGTGCTGCGGGTGCACTGCGCGCCGGAGCTGGTCGTGCCCGGTACCCAGCACGTGGATCCCGCGAAGTGGAGCCCGCTGATCTACAACTTCCGCCACTACTTCGGCCTCGGCGAGCACCTCGGGCACAGCTTCCGGTCCGAGACGCCCGCCATCGCTTCAGGCGGCCACGGTCAGGGCCCGGCGCCGGTGCCGGTCCAGCCCTGCCGCCTGCGCGCCGACGGCGACCACTACGTACACGATCAGCCACGGCACGAACCCGGGCGGCTGCCGGTTGGTCGTCGCCAGGTCGGCGACCACCGGTAG
- a CDS encoding PadR family transcriptional regulator: MSSGRLSTTSYVVLGTIGLRGPSTPYDLKRAVGHSVGYFWSFPHAQLYSEPERLERMGLLEVETEQTGRRRKVYSLTDEGREAVRAWLAAPTHEHFEMRDIAEMKLFFNELGDSGNIVNLAREQIKQHEERISVYEDMQRRFGSEPQYARRMIPLRLGLEMERAALRFWSSIAEEF; encoded by the coding sequence CGGTTGAGCACGACTTCGTACGTCGTGCTGGGGACGATCGGGCTGCGTGGCCCGTCCACGCCGTACGACCTCAAGCGCGCCGTCGGACACTCGGTGGGGTACTTCTGGTCCTTCCCCCACGCGCAGCTGTACTCGGAGCCGGAGCGGCTGGAGCGCATGGGGCTGTTGGAGGTCGAGACCGAGCAGACCGGGCGCCGGCGCAAGGTCTACAGCCTCACCGACGAAGGCCGCGAAGCCGTGCGGGCGTGGCTCGCCGCGCCCACGCACGAGCATTTCGAGATGCGCGACATCGCCGAGATGAAGCTCTTTTTCAACGAGCTCGGCGACTCCGGCAACATCGTGAACCTGGCGCGCGAGCAGATCAAACAGCACGAAGAACGCATCTCCGTGTACGAGGACATGCAGCGCCGCTTCGGTTCCGAGCCCCAGTACGCGCGCCGCATGATCCCGCTGCGGCTCGGGCTGGAGATGGAACGAGCGGCACTGCGCTTCTGGTCGTCGATCGCCGAGGAGTTCTGA